The Equus przewalskii isolate Varuska chromosome 4, EquPr2, whole genome shotgun sequence region GACAAAAGCACAGCATGTGTGTAAGTTGGAGAAAATAAAcgtaccacagcatgggtggCACTTACTGggtcagaaataaaaaaataaagttatctttCAAGTTCACAGTATTATTTTGCCTGCCCATTATGAATGCCAGTCTGCAGGGACCACTGCCGAAGTTCCCCGACGAGTACATGGCCCCTGACAATCGAGCGAGCAGTAAACAGCTGTCGCGTCTACACGTTTGCTCCCAACTGTGTGGTCTGTGTAAGAAGGCAGCCATGATTATTTTTAGCAGATCAAAGAGGAGTTTGAAGGACAAAAAATGTATCTTGGGAACTGAGTGTACGCATCATCCTGAATTGCTAAGACTGCTTAAAGAAGAGAGTCATTAATTAAATAATAGTATCAATAACTAGATATGTATAATATCCCACTCATGACTGATTGAATTAACTTCCGATATTCTGCTGAGCAGTTGCAATATTGCTCCTTCACTAAACTCAGGATTGAAAACAGCGTTGTTTGCAAGCATTTgtgaagagaattttaaaaaaggtattttgCAGGTTAAAAGAGcacaaaaagattaagaaaatacatttttgtgaTAAACATGGGTGAAATTAAATGGCCAATCAAGCCATTCTACAATATTCTTGTCATTGTTACTTTAAGCAATTCTATTTCCCTAAGTTATTTCTAATTATTCAGTCAGATAAATTTTTGACCCATATCAAATACCAAAAGCTgtaatacagaagaaaaagaaaacattctcagTTACAACAATTGAGAAACATTTTGGAAACACGAAACCCAATAATGCAATGTGATCAAATTGAGGTAACAATAAACAAAGTTTACTCTAAAAAAAAGGGATCTAAAATAATCAACTCTTGCTGTAGGTTTTAAAGTGAAGTGTGGAATAAAACATAATGAACTAATATAGCTAAAGGGCTTACAGTAGTGATGGCACACAGGAAAAAGATTTCAGtgttagatactattattattacctttTTCAGCACCTGAATGTATTGTTCCTGCTATATCATGTCTAGCAATGGACATTGGCAATACTTTCCTTGTAGAAACGCTCTCAGTACTAGTGGCAGCAGAAACGGTGGCACTTGCTGTTGAAATACTAGTTTTATTCTTGGTCGCAGCACCATCAGAGTTCCTTTCATCTGAGTCTGAGTCATCAGAGTGAAGAGGATTAGTGAAGCTGAGGGGTGCTCGGAGGGGAGGGGACCCGCCAGGATGGTCCACAAGGTTGTGGGCTTTCCCTTGTGTCGTGGGGCTGGGTGTTGCGCTCACAGTTCTCACTGTCTGACCCTGGAGATCAGAGGATTTGCCGTCAGAGGCATCAGGCATGGGTGGGGTACTCTCAGGTCCATGAAACGACCACGTTGCACGTCCTTTCTCATCAAGAGGCAAGCGGTCTGGCCTCGGAGGGGTGTCTGAGTTCTTCTGTGACTCTTCTGGTGGAATAACTGGAGTTTTGTTTAACTGTGGTACGGTGCAGTTCACACAAGAATTCTGAGAAACATCATCAACTTTTAGATCTCCTGAACTCAATTCCTGTGACTTAGAGATTTTATCGATTAGACAAGGCGAAgctgatttaattttaattgcatGTCCCCTATTCAAGAGTGTGTTCCCATCAAAACTTTTTGGTCCCTCTTGGAGAGGGACCTTTTTAATCTCAAAACTTAAATTTCGCTCCAATTTTTTATCTATCTGTTCAATAGTTGATTCATTTTTTCCTGGAAGTTCTGTTGATTTATTATAGTTTCTGTTGAGGTCTGTTGAATGTTGTTCTGATGAAACCATGTGCAACACTGGCTTTGGATGGTATCTGTCATTATCCTGCCACACAGTAGTGACTGTTGGAAAAGCTGACGGGGGGGAAGGCGTCAAGATGGGTGGCACCGGGTGAGGTTCCGGCGGCTGCAGTATTTCTTCCTTTGCGTCCCCTTCTACAAGGCAACTGCAAACCAGACATTAAGAAAAGGGTATTGTAAGAATGTTCGTCCTTTTTAGAAATAAGTTGATAGGTAACAAGTATGGAGCTAAGGCTACTATATTAAAAGTCAGTACTGTCTGTGattgtaaataaaaaattataatttgtcaAACTAAGAAAGTTTAACGTTAAACAAGGTAATACATGTACACTGTTATGATAGAAGAATTTTAATGGAACACGGTAGTCCCCTTCCACAGCTCTCCAGCTACCCAAAGACATcaaatttcaacttttttttaataggtgCTTCTAAGATTTACctccatatttcaaaatatttcaaaatgcatAAACTGTTATTTCGTGATCCTTCTATTTCACACATTCTCTACTGTCTTCCTACAATGTATCTTCTCCATCTTCTCAGTATTGTCATATTGTAATTTTCAGTTAGTTCAATCTTACGACTAGATAGTATTCATACCCATCACACTACGATTTCATATCTTTTCTTAAACAACTTCTTGTTTTTCCCTAATAATCTACTTAGGTTTCTGATATCCCCTTCTACACGTATGTCAAAcattaaattgtattttgtttCAATGATTTgactttttgtatttaatttaattacctgAAGCTTACTTTGGTGTTTGGTGTGATATAAGatcctaaatatatttttccccaaGTGGTTAGTAATATTACAATATGATGTAATAAATAACCCTTTCCCCTCCCTATTTAATATAAATCAAATCGTTTAGCAACAGGATCTATTCCCTGGCTCTTTACTCAACTCCATCAAATGGTGTATCCCACTAGCAGACTATTTTCAATATTACAGTTTTACAATTTTTGAAGAGTTGGTCCCTGCTCATCACTGTTTTCATCCAAagttttctttggtatttttgcctctttatttattcaaatgaacTTTAACATTATACTGTTTAGAAAAGATTCCTTTGGTATTTTGATGAGAACTGTACCAATCTGAAAAgaagtgatattttaaatatcGCTGAGAAAAGCTAAATTACATTTAACTTTTCCAAACAAGAACACAACTGTTCTCATTAACACAAATGAACACATTTCTCCTTACGGTTTTACTTTCTACTTAAGCTTATTTGCaggtattttaatcttttcttcttttatttggcTGATCTAAAGGaccattttctacttttattgCTCCTCTCTTTCTTATAAATTAACAATTTTAAGGCAACATAGCTTCAAATGCCTCCATCTGAACAGACCTCAACTCCCTGTTGTACCCTGCACATCCTGTCACCTGCCCAGGACAGTCCAAGAGCCACAGACGTCTGAGAGACCAGTGCACTCTCCCAGGCAGCCCTTAGAGGAAGGAGATATTCGTGCACTTCTGCCAGATACCAAACTCTCCTTCAAGGCTTCTAAAATGCCACTTTTCCCTGGTTTTCCTTTATCCCTTggttgttcttttcttcttttacagcTTTCTTTTAGTCTGCTCTTCAGGAATTTTCCCTCGCTCTTCACAAGGGTTCTCTCCTTGGTACTTTGTTATACTATACCCAGAATCTGAAAGATTTTATTGAGCCCCAAGTCTTCTTTAGCAGCTATATAGCAAactgtcaataaatgtttacctCCAGCCTAGACATCAAAATGTCTACAAAAGAACCACAGTCTGTCTCCCTCCAAATCCTATTCCTACTTAAAACTGTTTGAATTGAGAGGCATTAGAAGAAAGCATCAAGTATATTGTCACTGTCTCTCAAACattaaaaagagtaagaaaaatttACTAAGGCATACACCCTTTTGTGTCTCTGTAGTATATGTTGACAGTTTACAGAACTAGCTAACAAGGTACACTGCCAGAGTGCGGGTGCTggtgaaaaaaatactgaaaactggggggccagccccatggctgagtggttaagttcgcaggctttgcttcaacggcccagggtttcacgagttgagatcctgggcacggacatggcaccgctcatcaggccatgctgaggcggcgtcccacatgccacaactagaaggacccacaactaaaaatacaccactatgtactgggtggctttggggagaaagaggaaaaataaaatctttaaaataaaatactgaaaactgtattagtttaacaaaatatgtattgaatataGGAAATTAAATCTGCTATTCAAAATCTCTAatatgatttctttaaatatttaaaaactggaatCATATGACTGATTAAATGTAATACAACAAACACGAACCTTCCTCTCTAGGTCTTTCTCCAACAACATGTCCTCTAAACCACCAATTAACTCATCTCGAGCCAGAAGTCACACAGTGTTCTTCGTGGAACACAATGGAACCCTGCCATTTGACTCTACTGCATAAACACGAAAAAAGACGACCGGAGCATATAATATAAAACCACACACATATCCCCAAATAAAATCCTGTCTTAAGCTGAATGAACATTTTTCTGTTAATACTTATTTGCTACTTCTATGTTATCTGTCTATTAAAGAATAACACAAGCCAAACTTTTGAAAAGGTAAATGAGACTTAAAATTCAGAAACTTCTATTCACTTGTTTCCTTCAAAATTAGGAAGTGGCTACCActatttgcttttgttgttggAGGCAGATGCCCACATAAATcataaacatctgtgtacactttgagaacctctcTATTGGCTCAATCTCAAAAACCAAATTAAAAGATATTAGGGTAgcaaaaatgtttcttaatttgCCTTAAGGCCAGTACAATTTCTTTTAGAACTCTACAGAACTCACATGTGGGACAGAGAAGTCTGAAAACTCACAGTCTACAGGTTTTAACTGGCTACCTTCCACAGGAGGCTGAAATTCCTATTCGGTAGAGACCAATGTGGAATCACACAGGCAAGAACTACTGGGAAGTTCTGTGAGTGCAGTCACCGTCCTGAGCAGAGACATGCTGAGACCCAAACCCCTGTGTCACTACAgtcttcctgctcttcctcagAGAAGGATGCAAAGGCATTCCAGAGACACAACGACTTCCACGTCTTGCCTTAGTCATTGAGGAAAGCTGTAGGCTTTCCCTTTGTGAAGAGGGACGACCCTGTTACGGTGCAATGACTCAATGCCAAGACCCAACCCTAGTCACCGCACCCAACTTTCGTCAACTTCCATAAAACTTGTAAGGGGAAAGAACTGGTGCGTCCTACATAAAGGAAGTTCCACTTTATACAGGTAGACCTATGCTTGAAACAAGACCCTGCACGAGCCATTCTGATAGTTTTATTACAGATCTTCTACTGTGCCCCATTCTAAAAGTAATTCAGCACCTCCACACTGTAGTGGGAAAACCAACATTTAATGAAAACCTAACGCGCTAGGTCCCATACGTAGCATTTTCACACactttatatcatttaatccttaatacttcaacaacaacaacaaaaaaactcccAAGGATCAAACAAGTGACTTATAACTTCAAAACTAGTAAGTGGCTGAAAAGGATTTGAAACTAAACCTTTCTGACTCTCTTTACATTCTTTCCACACTACCACATAACTGACCTAGCGGCAACCCTGAAAGACGAGGGAGGGAACAAAGGGGACAGGAATATATGTTGATTGCAACTATTATAAATGAGCTCagcaagaaagtaagaaaatctaGGGAGAAATAAATTTACCTTTGCCAGTAATGTTATTACACATCTTCACACAATTTTTGGTAATCATACTACTTGTTCTGAAATCTTTAGAGTGTCCTCTTTTCAACGAGAGTGCGACATGTAATACCTGCGAGTCCTTGGCGGCTTCGGAGGAGGGGAATCCTGCTTGTCAGGGTCTATGGAGCTGACCAGATTTTCAGTGTTAATTTCATTctgccatgaaaaaaaaaagctttattaaaGTTAGGGGAAAGTAATTTTCCTTCCTCACGTTTCAAATAAATTGTTTCTGggttgttgaatttttaaaacaattttgccAAATAACAAAATGGATCTTACACTCCCTATACTTCAGCCAGAAGGACCAAACTTCAATGAAAGAGATTAACATCATAAAACAGTCCATCTCCAGTTACCCAAAGATCAATTGTGTAGAGCAGCATTTCGACATATTTCAAATGCTACAGTAAAGAAACAGATTTCCCAAGAAAATAAAGGGCAAAGAAGACAGGTTTTTTCAGACATCACTCCCACTGGAAACTTAACATGTGCAGAGAataaaaaaggcaacaaaatgaGACTTATATCCTTCACCTTTCCCAACCTTTTCTGGGACTCCCACTGCTACCTAGAACTTTTAAACTGGTCCCAGAAgtcattttaagcatttttgcCCCTTCTTCCTCTGTCGCCATGGAGCACCCTACTCCATGATGAATACAGACCCCATGTCACTACCCAACCAAAGGGACACGGAACAGGCAGAGAGAGCCCATCCATCCAGGGAGGGCCTCAGCTTCTGCTGGTTACAAGGACCAGGGATGTCACTAACATGATGCTCCCGAGACAATATGGCTACAAGGATCTCGGGTTGTGCTCAGGACTGTGGATAGAGGCGCTGTGAAATTACTACACAAAACGTTGCCTTGAACTAGTCCCAGGCTCAGGAAGCACCTCATTTTATCCAGCCAGGCTGTACTAATTCTGGGCCAGAGGACAAGCAGGATTTTCACCCTTGCCTATGTCTCAGATAATTTTGGGGGAAAAGCCATCTTTGTATATACTCTGATCAATTTAGGAACTCTGAAACTGTAGTTgcctattttattaaaaaaatcaaaaggcacTTCCACCATGTCACTCAAGGCAGCTTCTTTGTCTTTCTGATTCTCACCAGTGTCCTTTTTTACTAAGGACTCCCAACTAAAGAAAACAGAGACCTCAACTTGCCAGCAGTTTTCAGTGTGCCCTGTCTCCTGCTCTTACACATAATCAGATGTATGAGAAGAGTTTTCTGCATCTTACTATGCATCTGCCTCTGACCAGAACCACACTCACATCACGAGACAGGAAGCTTTCACCCAGAATTAAAGCCACCGACTGTGACGGACATCTGCTGCAGGGCTATCTGCCAGAGGGAGGGTGGCCACATAATTTCTGTCCCATCAGGGCTCTCTGAGAGGGAAAGGGGCAGCACTGTTAGTTACTGCGCCTGGACAACAAGTATGAGCTGGTGCTGCCTCAAGTGAATCAGGACTTTGGGTCACCACACTTTCAGATTACCTCAGACATCACCAGAATTTGGAGACTGTTTGAATCATAAAGATCCCTCTGATGCATTAAGGattcatttgcttattatttcCATTAATTACAAAATCATACTCCTATAGCAACACTCATTAATACACTTTTGTACCAAAATCTGCAAATATTCACATTAAGTAGGTTAAAGATTACGGGTGAACCATATCAAACCGCTTCTACTGGACTGTTTCTATCCTACAAAAACACAGCACTTTTTTACAGTACAACATAAACAGCCTCATGTCACGTCAAGTCAGGTGCTGATGCCAAGTAAGTATAATatcaaactcacacacacacgcgcgcaaaCAGCTTAGGTTTGGAGAGCGTTTTGGATCTGGGGATGGCAGGCAAGGCACTGCGGATCTCTACGGGAAATGCGCTGAAGAGTAAGCACAGGAGAAGGTACAAAAATGTGAAGAACACAGTATTTTACTTCAAGACGTGTATAGTCTGGTAACAtcaccaaacaaaaaaggaaaagggtaaTAATAAAACCATAAAGTGGTAAAATCAAGCTATGAAATCATAAAGCtatgaaatcaaagaaagaagatgTTATTAGTAAGGATCTTAAGAACAAAGTTGAGAAATATTAAGAAGTTGAGAATACTAAGGTAGCATGTAGAATGGAATTAAGGGGCAGGTAAGATtttgacaaaaaaacaaaacaaaacagaaaaccctgAAGGATGAAGGGGATACCGGGTGGGAAGGGGCCAAGAAGGCAAGCAAGGGCACCTGCAGGCAGATGACCACGTGTGACAAAGGAGAGAAGGTGTCATGAAGGGTTCCGCGTCCTGGGTGGATGAGAGAACGGTGGAGCCGTGAACAGAAAGGGCAAAAGGGCAGGAGGAACTTCTGCAGGAGGTAGGCTTTTTGAGCACAATGAATTGCATCTGATGAAAGGAATCAAGGTCGCAAAGCAGAAACGCAGCCCGGAGAGCCACTGCCTGCGCAGCACAAACAGAGCCTCCTGCTCACTGGGCTTCAGGAGAGAACAGCGCTCCTCTTGGATGCCCAGTTTGTACCTACAACGTTTGccctcctcttccatcttctgACCCTCCTGTGTTAACTACAGCTTTGGTCCCCACATTTGTCCCAATGTATACAGCTCTCCTTAGTTGCTTTTATTACCAGCTGAAACAATCACCAACTTTTGAagttgaaagaaattttagaaattaaataatcCACTGGAGATTAGGTTCTAGTGTATTCTCATTTCAAGCAGAGCTTATTaaagttattgtttttttttaccatttgaccatcttcacccattttgctAGTTATTTTGCGTATTAATATTTTCCACATAACAGCTATATCAAAggccacaaaaggaaaaaaatcagaacctAAACTGTCAAATACTTAAGGACATATTATCAGTtgcagaacaaaataaatattaaaataaggcactttaaaaataaagaacattaggggctggccccgtggccgagtggttaagttcacgcgctccgctgcaggcggcccagtgtttcgttggttcgaatgctgggcgcggacatggcactgctcgtcagaccacgctgaggcagcgtcccacataccacaactagaaggacccacaacgaagaatacacaactatgtaccagggggctttggggagaaaaaggaaataacaaaatcttcaaaaaaaaaataaataaataaagaacattaTATTTGAGGAAAAGATATTCAGAATTCACTATGACAtctaaaatgtaaaacacaaactACAGAAGGACCCTAATATAAACTACTGCGGCTGTTAATCACCCTAGAATTGAAAATTCTGGTGTTGATAATGGCAGTGGTGCCTTTTACATGAGATAGAAAGGCACGCGTGCACACCCCACCAACGTTTGCTTACTGAGGGGTTCTAAATCCCAGGTCAATATACCACTGGATTCCAGAAGAAATTTCCTCCTTACCTCTTACTCTAGGAAGTCATTTTAGCTGTGGATACCTCTATCAAACATCATTTATTACAGTCTTACATTGCTGATCAGCATTTCAAACTAAAATtcctacaaaaataattttgatataacACAGAGTTTGTTTTAGGagctttttcaaaaaactttaCCTCTAAATTAAGTTGTCAGAGAAATAATAAACGGAGATTTATGCTTGTTCCTCACAGTATACGTTCAGAAAGGTAAGTAACTTATTTCAAATCACTTGACTCAACCACACAGTTCTAAGGTCATTTCCCCCAATTTTTCAGATTCCACTTTTTCTCTAACTGGGATTTATGGTCGCCAACCACATATAAACATGCTATAAAAAGTCACCTACATTTAAAGGTACCTAGAAAAGAAGATTTCTTAAGaggaaagtattaaaaaattttctagaatgataagctatcttttcttctattcaACTGTCCTTCCACTTTTCTATCCATTCATGCATTGaattacatagttatatatttgaaagttcctaagagagtaaatcatcacaagaaaaaacaacttCTAACTATGTGTGGTAATGGACGGTGATCAGACTTACTTGATCATCACACAAGACACACAAATATTGAAGCCCTATATTGTACACATGAAACCAATATAATGCTATGcaccaattatatctcaataaaaaattaattaaaaaataattttctatacatttaaaaaatgtaaaggttagaatatttttcacttctatatACTAAGGAAATGGTAATCTAAaacatcttcatttctgaagtaGAAAAACCTTAACTTTGAAACTAATCTTGCATTTATGGAAAAAAACGGAAATACTTTTCAattaagtttaaagaaaaatgtacagcCTATTCagctttttgaaatattaaatgaatCTGAATTTAGATAAAATTGCACGTAATATATAAACATGCTGTcccatattataaaatatttggctACATTCAGCACAGGTTATTACAGGCTTTAAGTAAactaaagggaaggagagaaggtgaTGTGTGGGGCCTGGTTGCACAATGATGCCTATGTTAACAAACGAAATAAGAACGAGGTCACATACACAAATCTTACAAATCTGCAACTGTCACTTAGGTAAAACTCATGGATCAGTATTAGATTATCTTAACACATTGAGATCGGCATTTGGCAATGAAtctctcatttgtaaaaccaAGAAATTTCAAACAATAGcctgagaaactgccaaaatcatgtaaagggggaaaaggaaaacaaagtttataaattttgcagctcatttcctcattttacttTAGTTATTGGGGATAAGTTGATTTATCATGTGATAGCTGTCTTGGGTTCAGTGATAAGCATGCAAAGAAGCTCTACCAAAAAAACAGTCCCAAACGTTCAAGGGCAAGGTTATTATATAGACACAGGAAATAGAACTACTTAGAAAGCACAAGCAGAAATGAGAACACCAAGAATACAGTATTTTTGTCAGGTCAAAAGTTTGAATATCCAATAAGATCTTTTAAGGCTAAAACGACATTGAACTAAAACATGCCCAAAAGGGACTTAAATGTGGGCTTATAATTCTACTTAACTATTTAAAAGCACGTAcatggttaagttcgtacgctgtgcttcagcagcccagggtttcgctggttcagatcctgggtgtggacctagcaccactcatcaagccatgctgaggccatgtCCCATgggctacaactagaaggacccacaactaaaatatacaactatgtactgggggagctttagggagaagaaaaaataaaatctaaaaaagaaatttttcccccaaggaagattagccctaagctaacgtctgctgcccatcctcctctttttgctgaggaagcctggccctgaactcacacctgtgcccatctttctctactttataggtgggatgccagcacagcatggcttgacaagcggtgccatgtttgcacccgggatccaaactggcgaaccccaggccaccgagacagaatgtgtgcacttaactgctgcgccaccaggctccccaccatgaaatttttttttaaataaaaaaaatgaaaagcatgtacaaaataattacaaaactTTGTATCATCGTGaccaagaacaaaataaaattcatgtaGAATCAACTTACAATTACTTAAGGTGGGGTGGATgcgaagaagaaagagaacaaggcagttaattttttaaaaagtaatttatactTGAAACAATAATGAATTATGTGATTTTTGAACTAAGATCTACCCtcctaattatattttatttagaatactATGTAACTTGTCCTGGAGTCATTAAACATCCATCATAATAGATTcaaacaggaagaaggaaaggagttaATTAAATCAtgggtaaataaaaataactgccaTGAATATTCTCATGTTAGATAAAacacaagaagacaaataaaaaactaaatattacatcatgttaaaaagtaaaaattttctggggccggccccgtggctgagtggttaagtttgcgcgctccgctgcggcggcccagggttcggatcctgggtgcggacatggcaccgctcattaggtcatgttgaggtggcgtcccacatgccacaactggaaggacccacaactaagatacacaactatgtacgggggggtttggggagataagcagaaaagaaaaaaaaaagattggcaacagttgttagctcaggtgccaatctttaaaaaaaaaaaaaagtaaaaattttctaaaattaataggCCAAGAACACCTACCACTCCATCAGCCATTTTTTGGGTTCCATGAATTTCATACAGCTGTAGCTGTTTCTCAAACAGTTGGGCAATAGCTCTGTGAACAAGCTCATACTGCTCCTATGAGGGAGACAAAAGGATAAACAAgggaaaagacattaaaaaacaagaaggcatttatgaaaaaatagtttataaagtgaaacaaaaaactTTACCTTAGTCTGTACTGCAGAATGTCTTTGTGTTCTCATTTCTTgtattaaattaaatacattaaattcctctggtattttctaaaacaaagaatTCAACACATGAATTCTGGAGTTGCTCAGAGAGACAGTTAAGACGGTCTTCCAGTTTTCATAGAGACCCTGTATACACACCAGGTAACTGGAAACATTACTGAGGACCACCTGCCATGACCAGACACTGTGGAAGCACCGTTAACCTTGAGCCTCAGCAGTCGGGTTAGTGAGCCAGATACGTGAACAAATAAATGTCCAGCCCAGGCACGACTACACTGCAGTGGAAATAAGGATGCTGTGACTAACTCTGACTGGTGGCTGgagtgaaaatgaaggaaatacacACAGGCAGATTCGATGTATAATCCATTCGGGGAACTCAGAAGCTTGACGTCGATAAAGCCAAGGCTGAAAGGAAGAGGGGTATTCAGGGGAGGAGAGACGGTGAGGCTCCTTGGGGTCAGACTGTAAAGCTAATAGTCTGAACCCATTTCACAGGGCAGTGTTCCCTGCGCTGGCAGTATACAGACCAGCTGAAGAGCCGGGTAAAAATAAAGATCCCTCAGCCACCACTCTGCAGACTGAATGTGAAACATTCTAGACAATTCTTTTGTACATTTGGAATTATAACTCTGCAACAGGCAACCCTGACATGAGCAGATTTGCTATTCAGGCAACTGTTGTAGCAGGGAAGATGACAGTCTAGAAAGGGGAGTGAGCGGTGGAGGTTTACTGAAGCAGTCTGAAAAAGGCAAGGCAGAAACAGATTTGAGGCACATTTACGAGGCAGAACTGTAACAACTTGGTGATCAACAAGAATATTATGGAGCAATAAAGAAGACAGTAGAGGTTTACTGTGTGGGAGTCTTTATATACATCAAAAGAGTTTTACATCACGTCCTAACCTAAGATTGTATTTATGCTAAGCCAAACTCAATCAAATGGGGACTATGTTCAAAATACACAACTTTTGAAATGATCAGCGTTTATTTGATTTGCTGGCATTCATCTAAATGCCTCTTCCCATCCCAATTTTAATCTTTTACTTTTACGTTGCAGTGTGATAGAAAACTAGTTaaattttattcacttaaaatttatgtttggggatggcccagtggcacagcagttaagttcacacgctccactttggcagcccggggtttgccagtttggaccctgggtgcggCCCTACACAaagcctgtcaagccatgctgtggcaggcgtcccacatataaaggagaggaaaatgggcacagatgttagctcagggccaggcttcctcagcaaaaagaggaggattggaggcagatgttagctcagggctaatcttcctcaaaaaaaaaaaaaagaaaagaaaatgaaaaaaggaaatgcataaaaaacattttttgtttgagTGTTAGATGATTATAGTTTTtgaggaatacaaaaataaaacttaaccCCAGAgggctttttaagaaactatttaaaatttaaatattccctagcaaaagtggaaaacagaaagaaggcagggaaaaaaagagagaaagaatagagggaggaaagaaggaaaagaaaaaaactaaatattttattaatcctATTTTATACTAGATTGATATACTCACAGAAACTA contains the following coding sequences:
- the PTPN12 gene encoding tyrosine-protein phosphatase non-receptor type 12, with protein sequence MEQVEILRKFIQRVQAMKSPDHNGEDNFARDFMRLRRLSTKYRTEKIYPTATGEKEENVKKNRYKDILPFDHSRVKLTLKTPSQDSDYINANFIKGVYGPKAYVATQGPLANTVIDFWRMIWEYNVVIIVMACREFEMGRKKCERYWPLYGEDPITFAPFKISCEAEQARTDYFIRTLLLEFQNESRRLYQFHYVNWPDHDVPSSFDSILDMISLMRRYQEHEDVPICIHCSAGCGRTGAICAIDYTWNLLKAGKIPEEFNVFNLIQEMRTQRHSAVQTKEQYELVHRAIAQLFEKQLQLYEIHGTQKMADGVNEINTENLVSSIDPDKQDSPPPKPPRTRSCLVEGDAKEEILQPPEPHPVPPILTPSPPSAFPTVTTVWQDNDRYHPKPVLHMVSSEQHSTDLNRNYNKSTELPGKNESTIEQIDKKLERNLSFEIKKVPLQEGPKSFDGNTLLNRGHAIKIKSASPCLIDKISKSQELSSGDLKVDDVSQNSCVNCTVPQLNKTPVIPPEESQKNSDTPPRPDRLPLDEKGRATWSFHGPESTPPMPDASDGKSSDLQGQTVRTVSATPSPTTQGKAHNLVDHPGGSPPLRAPLSFTNPLHSDDSDSDERNSDGAATKNKTSISTASATVSAATSTESVSTRKVLPMSIARHDIAGTIHSGAEKDADVSEESPPPLPERTPESFVLADTPVRSEWSELQSQEQSEQKKSEGLITPGSEKSDHLAGGVHTETCTERPSTFSNQKDQVPESPTEATDIGFGNRCGKPKGPRDPPSEWT